The following proteins come from a genomic window of Nitrospira sp.:
- the arsS gene encoding arsenosugar biosynthesis radical SAM protein ArsS (Some members of this family are selenoproteins.), translating to MALTLIGRHNPLASSTEQLRILDETAGVTPFATRLTEAGLPSFQASGITVFQINVGKLCNQTCRHCHVDAGPDRTESMSRETAELCIAALAQTDIPTVDITGGAPELNPNFRWLVEHARALGRHVMDRCNLSVLQIPSQSDLAEFLAAHRVEVMASLPYYRASQTDAQRGEGIFDKSIDALRLLNKLGYGREGSGLLLNLVHNPVGAFLPPKQDAIEAQFRKELRARHGVEFNHLYTITNMPVSRFLEFLVESGNYDGYMARLANAFNPAAATGVMCRYTLSVSWDGKLYDCDFNQMLELPVDHGAPGHIRDFDPALLNQRRIVTRNHCYGCTAGSGSSCGGSVAS from the coding sequence ATGGCGCTTACCCTCATAGGCCGTCACAACCCCCTCGCTTCGTCGACTGAGCAGCTTCGCATTCTCGACGAGACGGCCGGCGTCACTCCGTTTGCAACCCGTCTCACCGAAGCCGGGTTGCCTTCATTTCAGGCCTCCGGGATCACGGTCTTCCAAATCAACGTTGGCAAACTCTGCAATCAGACCTGCCGACATTGTCACGTGGATGCCGGGCCCGACCGCACGGAGAGCATGTCGCGGGAAACGGCGGAGCTCTGCATCGCCGCCTTGGCACAGACCGATATTCCCACCGTCGACATCACCGGCGGGGCGCCGGAACTGAATCCGAATTTTCGGTGGTTGGTCGAGCACGCCCGCGCGCTGGGACGTCATGTGATGGATCGCTGCAATTTGTCGGTGCTGCAAATCCCCTCGCAGTCCGACCTCGCGGAATTTCTCGCCGCTCACCGCGTGGAAGTGATGGCCTCCTTGCCCTACTATCGGGCGAGTCAGACCGATGCGCAGCGCGGCGAAGGCATCTTCGACAAATCCATCGATGCGCTTCGACTCTTGAACAAGCTCGGATATGGACGAGAGGGAAGCGGGCTACTGCTCAATCTGGTGCATAATCCGGTGGGCGCTTTCCTGCCGCCGAAGCAGGATGCGATCGAAGCCCAATTCAGGAAGGAACTTCGCGCCAGGCATGGCGTAGAATTCAATCACCTCTACACCATCACCAACATGCCGGTGAGCCGGTTTTTGGAATTTCTGGTCGAGAGCGGCAACTATGACGGCTACATGGCGCGACTGGCCAATGCCTTTAATCCGGCTGCCGCGACAGGAGTCATGTGCCGCTATACGCTCTCGGTAAGCTGGGACGGCAAACTCTACGACTGCGATTTCAACCAGATGCTGGAGCTGCCGGTGGATCACGGGGCGCCGGGCCACATTCGTGACTTTGATCCGGCCCTCCTCAATCAGCGACGGATCGTCACCCGCAACCATTGCTATGGCTGCACGGCCGGATCCGGCTCCTCGTGCGGCGGATCCGTAGCATCGTAA
- a CDS encoding methyltransferase domain-containing protein yields the protein MPIDEIEKKVSDRYAKAASTGEQMCCPTSYDMANLKSFIPEEVLKISYGCGTPAGLNTVSAGETVLDIGSGGGIDCFEASRLVGPTGRVIGIDMTDTMLEIARKNAVVVATNLGYPASNVEFRKGMADAMPVTDDTIDLIISNCVINLAPDKRKVFREMFRVAKPGGRFTISDIVADQPVPQYLVHDAEKWGDCLSGALTLTDYMAGMTEAGFVGLHLIKSSPWQRIDGIHFFSVTLTGYKLPAETAVRPARYATLRGPFSRVVDERGTPYMRGIPQPLTPELAALLSRPPFAALFVFSEAPLWLNREDPRWTAVFPEQVPCTWKGDYALMAGPFLEAHDDDHHVFRRGEPVEICSKTLKVLEAEGYAPHFAILNRASQPVGGDAVNCAPAGGCC from the coding sequence ATGCCGATAGATGAAATCGAGAAAAAAGTCAGTGACCGTTACGCCAAAGCCGCCAGCACGGGCGAGCAGATGTGCTGCCCGACCAGTTATGACATGGCGAACCTCAAATCGTTCATCCCAGAAGAGGTCCTCAAGATTTCGTATGGGTGCGGTACCCCGGCCGGACTGAACACAGTGAGCGCCGGAGAGACGGTCTTGGACATCGGATCAGGCGGCGGGATCGACTGTTTCGAAGCCTCGCGGCTTGTTGGCCCGACCGGGCGAGTGATCGGCATCGACATGACCGATACGATGCTGGAGATCGCCCGCAAAAATGCGGTCGTGGTCGCCACCAATCTCGGCTATCCCGCGTCCAATGTCGAGTTCCGCAAGGGGATGGCCGACGCGATGCCGGTCACCGACGACACCATCGACCTGATTATTTCGAACTGCGTGATCAACCTGGCTCCCGACAAGCGGAAAGTCTTTCGCGAGATGTTCCGCGTGGCCAAGCCGGGCGGGCGGTTCACGATTTCCGACATCGTCGCGGACCAGCCCGTGCCGCAATACCTGGTGCATGATGCGGAGAAGTGGGGCGACTGTTTATCCGGCGCGCTGACGCTGACTGACTATATGGCCGGGATGACGGAGGCCGGTTTTGTCGGACTGCATCTGATCAAGTCGTCCCCCTGGCAGCGAATCGACGGCATTCATTTCTTCTCCGTCACCTTGACCGGCTACAAGCTTCCCGCTGAAACGGCCGTGCGCCCGGCGCGCTACGCCACGCTTCGCGGCCCCTTCAGCCGCGTGGTGGATGAACGAGGCACGCCTTACATGCGCGGGATCCCCCAGCCGCTCACTCCGGAGCTGGCCGCCCTGCTGAGCCGGCCCCCCTTCGCCGCGCTGTTCGTATTCTCCGAGGCTCCCCTGTGGCTCAACCGGGAGGATCCGCGATGGACGGCTGTGTTTCCCGAACAGGTCCCTTGCACCTGGAAAGGCGACTACGCCCTCATGGCTGGCCCGTTTCTCGAAGCACACGATGATGACCACCATGTCTTCCGCCGCGGCGAGCCGGTTGAAATCTGCTCAAAAACGCTCAAGGTCCTTGAAGCTGAAGGCTACGCGCCGCACTTTGCCATTCTCAATCGCGCCAGCCAGCCCGTGGGCGGCGATGCGGTGAATTGCGCCCCGGCTGGCGGGTGCTGCTAA
- a CDS encoding DUF4411 family protein — MSYLLDANVFMSAKNLHYGLDFCPAFWDWLVHKGNTGSVFTIDKVADEIEAGQDELSDWARNHGDALFRRTPPTLAPQFTQVSTWATGQQYTPAAINTFLQVADFYLIAHALAGNHVIVTHEHPSNSPNRIKIPDACVGLGVRFMTPYQMLRIEHARFVLGTHA, encoded by the coding sequence GTGAGCTATCTGCTGGACGCCAATGTGTTCATGTCCGCGAAGAACCTGCACTACGGTCTGGATTTCTGCCCGGCGTTCTGGGACTGGCTGGTGCACAAGGGCAACACGGGATCGGTGTTCACCATCGACAAAGTGGCCGATGAAATCGAGGCGGGCCAGGACGAGTTGTCGGACTGGGCCAGAAACCACGGCGATGCGCTCTTTCGGCGAACGCCTCCGACACTGGCGCCGCAGTTTACCCAGGTCAGCACCTGGGCTACGGGGCAGCAATACACACCGGCCGCTATCAACACCTTTCTGCAAGTGGCGGACTTCTATCTGATTGCGCACGCGCTGGCTGGCAATCATGTGATCGTGACCCACGAACATCCGTCCAACTCGCCTAACCGGATCAAAATACCCGATGCCTGCGTGGGCCTGGGCGTGCGGTTTATGACGCCCTACCAGATGCTGCGTATTGAACACGCTCGCTTCGTGCTGGGGACGCACGCATGA
- a CDS encoding N-6 DNA methylase: MSLVKSKQRVSDHGEVFTPSWMVEAMLDLVKGETERIDSRFLEPACGSGNFLVRILQRKLAAVELKFGKSDFEKRHYALLALMCTYGIEILADNIAECRSNMLEILADYLNLEESDNLYQAAFYVLSQNLIHGDALSMRTSDGQPITFAEWGYLGKGKFQRRDFRLDILTQASAYSAEGDLFANLGKHEIFMPTKIYPPMTVSELATGFMHVALAPSPREEA, translated from the coding sequence ATGAGCCTAGTCAAGTCCAAACAACGCGTCTCTGACCACGGGGAAGTGTTCACGCCATCGTGGATGGTCGAAGCAATGCTCGATCTCGTCAAGGGCGAGACCGAGCGCATTGACTCCCGATTCTTGGAGCCGGCGTGCGGGAGCGGGAACTTCCTCGTTCGGATTCTGCAGCGCAAGCTTGCTGCCGTCGAACTCAAGTTTGGAAAGTCCGACTTTGAAAAGCGGCACTACGCTCTTCTCGCCCTGATGTGTACCTACGGGATTGAGATCTTGGCGGATAACATCGCCGAGTGCCGCTCTAACATGCTGGAGATCCTAGCCGACTATCTGAATCTCGAGGAGTCGGATAACCTGTATCAGGCCGCTTTCTATGTGCTTTCGCAGAACCTCATCCACGGTGACGCCTTGTCGATGCGCACCAGCGATGGCCAGCCGATCACCTTTGCGGAGTGGGGCTACCTCGGCAAGGGGAAGTTTCAGCGGCGAGATTTTCGCTTGGACATACTCACGCAGGCGTCGGCCTACAGTGCGGAGGGAGACCTCTTTGCCAACCTCGGAAAACATGAAATCTTTATGCCGACCAAGATCTACCCGCCGATGACGGTGAGCGAGCTGGCCACCGGGTTTATGCACGTGGCACTTGCCCCATCTCCTAGGGAGGAGGCATGA
- a CDS encoding putative addiction module antidote protein, whose protein sequence is MRKTTTIRYDTADHLRSPEDVAAYLEATFEEANGDAAFIAKALGNVARSKGMAKVAREAGLSRESLYKALSGDRSPGFDTVLRVMGALGLNLQVQVSRPRKLRSTTRSSKRRAV, encoded by the coding sequence ATGAGGAAGACAACGACAATCCGGTATGACACGGCGGACCATCTGAGATCGCCTGAGGATGTGGCGGCGTATCTGGAGGCGACGTTCGAGGAAGCCAATGGCGATGCCGCGTTCATCGCCAAGGCCTTGGGCAATGTCGCGCGATCCAAGGGGATGGCGAAAGTAGCGCGGGAAGCAGGACTGTCGCGTGAGAGCCTGTACAAGGCGCTCTCCGGCGACCGAAGCCCGGGGTTCGATACGGTTCTGAGAGTCATGGGTGCGTTGGGGCTGAACCTGCAAGTCCAGGTTTCGCGACCTCGTAAATTACGTTCGACTACACGTTCGTCCAAGCGAAGAGCGGTGTAA
- a CDS encoding ImmA/IrrE family metallo-endopeptidase, with amino-acid sequence MTTVAASIPVLRWAAKRARFDDSDLVARFNKWPLWLSGEAQPTLKQLEDFARLTHTAIGYFFLPQPPALALPVPDFRILRDEALAEPSSNLLDTLYLCQQRQEWYRNHARMHGLPALPFVGSARLQEAPEVVAQRLRETLSLSAEARRQMPTWADALRQLIAKAEDAGVMVMVSSVVGSNSHRKLDVGEFRGFALADSLAPLVFLNGADSKAAQMFTLAHELAHVWLGATGVSDTQVGQVPEQQTERWCNQVAAELLMPMAELRAAHQPDAPIPDEIQRLAREFKVSTLVALRRLFDAGFISQVALWQHYREEQERLRTLKERSSSGGDFYHSLGARTSKRFARAIVSSTLEGLTSFPDAFRMLGMRKTATFYEAARELGVTA; translated from the coding sequence ATGACGACGGTGGCTGCTTCCATACCTGTGCTTCGCTGGGCGGCGAAACGCGCGCGCTTTGACGACAGCGACTTGGTGGCACGTTTCAACAAGTGGCCCTTGTGGCTCAGTGGCGAAGCTCAGCCCACGCTCAAGCAACTGGAAGACTTCGCGCGCCTCACGCACACCGCCATCGGCTACTTTTTTCTGCCCCAGCCGCCCGCGCTGGCACTGCCGGTGCCGGACTTTCGCATCCTGCGCGACGAGGCGCTCGCCGAACCCAGCAGCAACCTGCTGGACACCCTTTACCTATGCCAGCAACGGCAGGAGTGGTACCGCAACCATGCCCGTATGCACGGCTTGCCGGCCTTGCCATTCGTCGGCAGCGCCAGGTTGCAGGAAGCGCCGGAGGTGGTGGCACAACGTCTGCGCGAGACGCTGAGTTTGTCCGCCGAGGCGCGTCGCCAAATGCCCACCTGGGCGGATGCGTTGCGCCAGTTGATCGCCAAGGCCGAAGACGCCGGGGTGATGGTGATGGTGAGTTCCGTGGTGGGCAGCAACAGCCACCGCAAGCTGGACGTGGGTGAGTTTCGCGGCTTCGCGCTGGCGGACAGCCTTGCGCCGCTGGTCTTCTTGAACGGCGCTGACAGCAAGGCCGCGCAGATGTTCACGCTGGCGCATGAGCTGGCCCATGTGTGGCTGGGCGCAACGGGCGTGTCGGACACGCAGGTGGGGCAGGTGCCCGAGCAGCAAACCGAGCGCTGGTGCAACCAGGTCGCGGCGGAACTGCTGATGCCCATGGCGGAGCTGCGAGCAGCGCACCAGCCTGATGCGCCGATTCCGGACGAAATCCAGCGGTTGGCACGCGAGTTTAAGGTCAGCACGCTGGTGGCCTTGCGCCGCCTGTTCGACGCAGGCTTCATTAGCCAGGTTGCGCTGTGGCAGCACTACCGGGAGGAACAGGAGCGGCTGCGCACGCTGAAGGAACGCAGCAGCAGTGGCGGCGACTTCTATCACAGCCTGGGCGCGCGCACCAGCAAGCGCTTTGCCCGCGCCATCGTATCCAGCACGCTGGAGGGGTTGACCTCGTTTCCAGATGCCTTCCGCATGCTGGGGATGCGCAAGACGGCCACGTTCTACGAAGCGGCGCGCGAGCTGGGAGTGACGGCGTGA
- a CDS encoding type II toxin-antitoxin system RelE/ParE family toxin: MFEIRTTRVFARWLDGLRDVRTRARVLVRVERLADGNPGDVKPVGEGVSEMRIDYGPGYRVYFIQRGEEVIVLLAGGDKRTQEADIQRALRLARNLEG, from the coding sequence ATGTTCGAGATCCGCACAACACGGGTGTTCGCCAGGTGGTTGGACGGTTTGCGTGATGTGCGCACGCGAGCACGCGTCCTTGTCAGGGTCGAGCGGCTGGCAGACGGTAATCCCGGAGACGTCAAGCCGGTCGGGGAGGGCGTATCGGAAATGCGGATCGACTACGGACCTGGGTATCGGGTGTATTTCATACAGCGAGGGGAAGAGGTCATCGTTCTGTTGGCCGGTGGAGATAAACGGACCCAGGAGGCCGACATTCAACGAGCGCTCCGGCTCGCGAGGAATTTGGAGGGGTGA